One Melospiza melodia melodia isolate bMelMel2 chromosome 1, bMelMel2.pri, whole genome shotgun sequence genomic window carries:
- the LOC134417668 gene encoding rho GTPase-activating protein 39-like, translating into MSVPPRSQKGSKAMEVSPRAFSVVATTGFYLPHLHPLPGGVAPPSPRVPEPLPVPTTRGPRHPADPTSTTAVTSGCPLQGLKKPNLEEVRHAKNAIFSPSMFGSSLQEIVAMQRERYPERQLPWVQTRLSEEVLALNGDQTEGIFRVPGDIDEVNALKLQVDQWKIPTGLEDPHVPASLLKLWYRELEEPLIPHEFYERCIAHYESPEAAVAVVHALPRINRMVLCYLIRFLQVFVQPANVAVTKMDVNNLAMVMAPNCLRCRSEDPRVIFENTRKEMSFIRVLIQHLDTSFMEGIL; encoded by the exons ATGTCGGTGCCACCAAGGTCGCAAAAGGGCTCCAAGGCCATGGAGGTTTCTCCGCG AGCTTTCTCCGTGGTGGCCACCACAGGGTTTTATCTTCCCCACCTTCACCCCTTGCCTGGTGGTGTGGCACCACCATCTCCACGCGTCCCTGAACCCCTCCCCGTCCCCACCACGCGCGGGCCGCGTCACCCAGCAGATCCCACCTCCACCACCGCGGTGACCTCGGGTTGTCCTCTGCAGGGCCTGAAGAAGCCGAACCTGGAGGAGGTCCGCCACGCCAAGAACGCCATCTTCAGCCCGTCCATGTTCGGCAGCTCGCTGCAGGAGATCGTGGCCATGCAGCGCGAGCGCTACCCCGAGCGCCAGCTGCCCTGGGTGCAGACGCGCCTCTCCGAGGAGGTGCTGGCCCTCAACGGCGACCAGACCGAGGGCATCTTCAG GGTCCCCGGCGACATCGACGAGGTCAACGCCCTCAAGCTCCAGGTGGACCAGTGGAAGATCCCCACGGGCCTGGAGGACCCGCACGTTCCCG CGTCGCTGCTGAAGCTGTGGTACCGCGAGCTGGAGGAGCCGCTGATCCCGCACGAGTTCTACGAGCGCTGCATCGCGCACTACGAGAGCCCCGAGGCCGCCGTGGCCGTGGTGCACGCGCTGCCCCGCATCAACCGCATGGTCCTCTGCTACCTCATCCGCTTCCTCCAG GTGTTCGTGCAGCCGGCCAACGTGGCGGTGACCAAGATGGACGTCAACAACCTGGCCATGGTGATGGCGCCCAACTGCCTGCGCTGCCGCTCCGAGGACCCGCGCGTCATCTTCGAGAACACGCGCAAGGAGATGTCCTTCATCAGGGTGCTCATCCAGCACCTGGACACCAGCTTCATGGAGGGCATCTTATAG